From Synoicihabitans lomoniglobus, the proteins below share one genomic window:
- a CDS encoding DUF4136 domain-containing protein, with product MFTKSHPRLLVVTALAAISALFGPGCASTAVRTESDLSVSLADYHTFALAEPHVPAGQSVALHPEITPMFIRQVRNSVTGALTDHGLTEVDRADADLIVLIHGGITQRVDVQEDHGFYFGRFGQAYGWDQTVEVTDEGTLVIDLADRKTKEIVWRGWRTANVNGAPDIEKVQRTINAIVAEIPR from the coding sequence ATGTTCACGAAATCACACCCTCGCCTCCTCGTCGTCACCGCGCTGGCCGCCATCTCCGCCTTGTTCGGGCCGGGTTGCGCGTCCACCGCCGTTCGGACCGAAAGCGACCTCTCGGTCAGCCTGGCCGACTACCACACGTTCGCCTTGGCCGAACCTCACGTGCCCGCGGGCCAATCCGTTGCTCTGCATCCGGAGATCACTCCCATGTTCATTCGCCAAGTGCGTAATAGCGTCACCGGTGCGCTGACCGACCACGGATTGACTGAGGTCGATCGGGCCGACGCCGACCTCATCGTGCTCATCCACGGCGGCATCACCCAACGCGTGGACGTGCAGGAGGACCACGGGTTCTACTTCGGTCGATTCGGTCAGGCCTACGGCTGGGACCAAACGGTGGAAGTCACCGACGAGGGCACGCTCGTCATCGACCTCGCCGACCGGAAAACCAAGGAGATCGTCTGGCGCGGCTGGCGCACCGCCAACGTCAACGGCGCGCCCGACATCGAAAAGGTCCAACGCACGATCAACGCCATCGTCGCCGAGATCCCGCGTTGA
- a CDS encoding TolC family protein has translation MTASRLHRILGGLAALALAGAVPADEVGIAVVRDGDAPLLENLLDQVRTELAGITPTDVTFHWIEDPAFNAVGQPDRVPGTLAHASAHPDVDIVVAGGWWTIGHATLNSTDGPPVVAALPTSADAANADANVALIPADLLFAADVEALRSLAPGRRIAALVPSAYASSLAADLPVETVIPYAVTPTETLHAIAAHHADAVYLLPAFHWSDAQRAAFFSGLAERRIASLAFAGEREVRAGAMAGRTAQLRTALARRIAFNLRAVATGTPATDLSRAFTLERDRWFIHAEAFRAAGLTPTIELFQNATIIGDLQPVGRGPILDLHTAIDLALDANLSWRVNGEQTHQAEARADQARANLLPQINATAIHSRRDAEQRGVTLGVLPRDRSSGELTFTQTLFSDQALTGLRAAREQAGAATDLEAAARLDLIGDTATSYLRYLQARSLHRIARDNLTVTRAHLALATNRESTGISGPQDRLRLEAAEAADQSALANAYACERQALFDLNRHLGAAPATDWQPHELDLTSEAFATTVTGIRPLVSDLDQLQRLASFLVAEALDASPELRATEHAIAAGNLGVREARRRPYTPTVGFQASYAHIFDETRLGSRPGDATGNGEWSAGLAVSFELFSGGRRTATLRERESALRTARYTRDDIAQGIELRVRAALQDVAASSANLKFSATAADRAERNLAIVGDHYAQGTDSVLALLDAQHAAFTQRQNATLAEHQFLGALVQLERAIGRFEFLESPAANATWADRLRAVTFPSD, from the coding sequence ATGACAGCATCACGGCTTCATCGCATCCTCGGCGGACTCGCCGCCTTGGCGCTCGCCGGAGCCGTCCCCGCGGACGAGGTCGGCATCGCGGTGGTCCGCGACGGCGACGCTCCCCTGCTCGAGAATCTGCTCGATCAGGTCCGCACCGAACTCGCCGGCATCACGCCGACCGACGTCACCTTCCACTGGATCGAGGACCCGGCCTTTAACGCCGTCGGGCAACCCGACCGCGTCCCCGGGACGCTGGCTCATGCGAGCGCTCATCCGGATGTCGACATCGTCGTGGCCGGCGGCTGGTGGACAATCGGCCACGCTACCCTCAACTCGACCGACGGGCCTCCCGTCGTAGCCGCGCTGCCGACTTCTGCCGACGCCGCCAACGCAGACGCGAATGTCGCGCTCATCCCCGCCGACCTACTCTTCGCCGCCGATGTGGAAGCGTTGCGCAGCCTCGCTCCGGGTCGTCGCATCGCCGCGCTCGTCCCCAGCGCCTACGCCTCAAGCCTGGCCGCGGATCTACCCGTCGAAACGGTAATTCCCTACGCCGTGACACCCACAGAGACGCTACACGCGATCGCGGCCCACCACGCCGACGCGGTCTACCTCCTGCCGGCCTTTCACTGGTCCGACGCGCAACGCGCCGCCTTTTTCTCCGGCCTCGCCGAGCGTCGCATCGCGTCGTTGGCCTTCGCCGGCGAACGCGAGGTTCGGGCCGGTGCCATGGCGGGCCGAACCGCCCAGCTCCGCACCGCCCTTGCCCGCCGCATCGCGTTCAACCTGCGCGCCGTCGCCACCGGCACCCCGGCCACCGATCTCAGCCGGGCCTTCACCCTGGAGCGCGACCGTTGGTTCATCCACGCCGAAGCCTTCCGCGCCGCCGGGCTCACGCCCACCATCGAGCTCTTTCAAAACGCGACCATCATCGGCGACCTGCAACCGGTCGGCCGCGGACCGATCCTCGATCTGCACACCGCCATCGATTTGGCCCTCGACGCCAACCTCAGCTGGCGTGTGAACGGTGAACAAACCCACCAGGCCGAGGCTCGCGCGGACCAAGCGCGGGCAAACCTCCTCCCCCAGATCAATGCCACCGCCATCCATAGTCGGCGTGATGCGGAGCAACGGGGCGTCACTCTCGGTGTGCTGCCCCGCGACCGCTCCAGCGGCGAGCTCACGTTTACCCAAACCCTGTTCTCCGACCAAGCGCTCACCGGCCTCCGCGCCGCCCGCGAACAAGCCGGCGCCGCCACCGACCTCGAAGCCGCCGCCCGACTCGATCTGATTGGCGACACCGCCACGTCCTACCTACGCTACTTGCAGGCCCGCTCGCTCCACCGCATCGCCCGCGACAATCTCACCGTCACCCGCGCCCACCTCGCCCTCGCCACCAACCGCGAATCAACCGGGATCAGCGGCCCGCAGGATCGACTGCGTTTAGAGGCCGCCGAAGCCGCCGATCAAAGCGCCCTCGCCAACGCCTACGCCTGCGAACGGCAGGCCCTCTTTGACCTCAACCGCCACCTGGGCGCCGCGCCCGCGACCGACTGGCAACCGCACGAACTCGACCTCACCAGCGAAGCGTTCGCCACGACCGTGACCGGTATCCGTCCGCTCGTGAGTGACCTCGATCAACTGCAACGGCTGGCCTCCTTCCTCGTCGCCGAGGCCCTCGACGCCTCCCCGGAACTGCGAGCCACCGAACACGCCATCGCCGCGGGCAATCTCGGAGTCCGCGAGGCGCGCCGCCGTCCCTACACACCGACGGTGGGCTTTCAGGCGTCCTACGCCCACATCTTCGACGAAACCCGACTCGGCTCGCGGCCGGGCGACGCCACCGGCAACGGCGAGTGGTCCGCCGGCCTCGCCGTCAGCTTCGAGCTCTTCTCGGGCGGCCGCCGCACCGCCACGCTGCGCGAACGCGAGTCGGCCCTGCGCACAGCCCGCTACACCCGCGACGACATCGCCCAAGGGATCGAGCTCCGCGTTCGCGCCGCGCTGCAGGACGTCGCCGCCAGCTCCGCCAATCTCAAATTCAGCGCCACCGCCGCCGACCGCGCCGAGCGCAACCTCGCCATCGTCGGCGACCACTACGCGCAGGGCACCGACTCTGTGCTCGCCCTGCTCGACGCGCAGCACGCCGCCTTCACCCAGCGCCAGAACGCCACCCTCGCCGAGCACCAATTCCTCGGTGCTCTCGTCCAACTCGAACGCGCCATCGGCCGCTTCGAGTTTCTCGAATCACCCGCCGCCAACGCCACTTGGGCCGACCGTCTGCGCGCGGTCACCTTTCCCTCTGACTAA
- a CDS encoding efflux RND transporter periplasmic adaptor subunit, translating into MKSLHALLPALALLAGCAPPPPAERIVRPVEVATVAVPTLGERRVFSGVAESDLDTRLAFRVAGEVVALPVRAGQRLAAGDLIAQLDATDYSLQSAQAEAAVAQASAQAANAVAEFDRIRNLWENGNAAAADLERAEAMTRSTRGQLDAAQRQLDLARQRVAYCTLRAPRAGVVASVPARENQLVQAGQVVVEFFSGPGLQLSIGLPESWVNRVTLGLPARVTFDALPGRVFAATVAEKGVIADATSTYPTKLTLTGPADGVVPGMIGEAVLTFPIPAGTAPVIIPVTALAGRLDDRFVFVIDADDRAERRAVVPGVFAAAGVQILLGLKPGETIAVKGANQLADGMPVLPRTAAHP; encoded by the coding sequence ATGAAATCACTACACGCCCTCCTGCCCGCGCTGGCCCTGCTCGCCGGCTGTGCTCCACCGCCACCCGCGGAACGTATCGTGCGCCCGGTCGAGGTCGCCACCGTGGCCGTCCCGACCCTCGGCGAGCGCCGCGTCTTCTCCGGCGTCGCCGAGAGCGACCTCGACACCCGCCTCGCGTTTCGGGTTGCCGGTGAGGTGGTCGCCCTGCCCGTGCGCGCCGGCCAGCGCCTCGCCGCCGGGGACCTCATCGCCCAACTCGATGCCACCGACTACAGCCTGCAATCCGCCCAGGCTGAAGCCGCCGTGGCCCAAGCATCGGCGCAGGCCGCCAACGCCGTCGCCGAGTTCGACCGCATCCGGAACCTGTGGGAAAACGGCAATGCCGCCGCCGCCGACTTGGAACGTGCCGAGGCCATGACCCGCTCGACTCGCGGCCAGCTCGACGCCGCCCAACGCCAACTAGACCTCGCCCGCCAGCGGGTCGCCTATTGCACCCTGCGCGCGCCGCGCGCCGGCGTCGTAGCCAGCGTGCCGGCCCGCGAAAACCAACTCGTGCAAGCGGGCCAGGTGGTCGTCGAGTTCTTCTCCGGCCCCGGCCTGCAACTCTCCATCGGTCTGCCGGAGAGCTGGGTCAACCGCGTGACGCTCGGCCTGCCCGCCCGCGTGACCTTCGACGCGCTGCCCGGCCGAGTTTTCGCCGCCACCGTCGCCGAAAAGGGCGTCATCGCCGACGCCACCTCCACCTACCCGACCAAGCTCACGTTGACCGGTCCGGCCGACGGCGTCGTCCCCGGCATGATCGGCGAAGCGGTCCTCACCTTTCCCATCCCCGCCGGCACCGCACCGGTCATCATCCCCGTCACGGCTCTCGCCGGGCGGCTGGACGATCGCTTCGTCTTCGTCATCGACGCCGATGATCGGGCCGAGCGCCGCGCCGTCGTGCCCGGCGTCTTTGCTGCAGCGGGGGTGCAAATTCTGCTCGGCCTCAAGCCGGGCGAAACCATCGCCGTCAAGGGCGCCAACCAACTCGCCGACGGCATGCCGGTCCTCCCGCGCACCGCCGCCCACCCCTGA
- a CDS encoding efflux RND transporter permease subunit, with the protein MTIADWCLRNRATTGVAAALLILGGVLSFQNLPKAENPDFVIRTALVITQYPGATSAKVEALVTNPLEEKLRELPHLNLVKTQSMAGVSIIAVELLEATPADAVGATWNKLRDKVEAAAPHLPDGAWPPAVNDEVGDVFGMVVALTGDDFSFRERNETAQALRDELLKVEGVAKVELYGVQDERIFIDFSDNLFAERNLSPFQIAQAFDRENTVAPSGEARVGDERVLIRSSGEFQTLDDIANVTFRRPGSTEAIALRDIARVSRGAVDPPRALARFNQHDAIILAINMAPGHDVMRVGARLETRLAELEADLSLGYQLDTVTWEPRFVGRKISDFMINLIEAFGFVFIVMLITTGLRTGLIASALIPLAILMCFALMPSFGIALHQISIASLIIALGIMVDNGVVVSESMLVRLARGEDRRAAMNGAVRELWKPLLAASATTIWAFLPIATSQSNVGEFCLALFQVITITLLCSWLISLTIVPLLCFRFLKVSPKKQTYDGPVYRTYRALLLFGVRRRWVFLGLCVALTVAGAIGFGSVKKLFFPPNEREVILVDVWTPYGSDVRTTAAAAGVFEDWLLAQDGVAQVTTFAGNGGPRWNLSQHVEQSNPSYAFMLVEVAGGPAGVGLVPKLAAHAQRHADAELPQARFTVKRLEQGPPVGAPIQIRVSGDDITTLYALRDEVATLIESVPGTLAPTDDWGEWRKQLAIDINQNALKLADLTSEDVALSLQLQFSGLRVSDFREGDQQIPIVLRASDRARENLDRIESLRLYSMVTPRNVPLAQVARTELDFVPSNIRRRDGKRTMTIQAYLAPGTFSNEVLATMAPGIAQLADESRFAGYTIEVGGESEKSAAAQASIAAGFPLAMALLFLTLVAMFNSVVRPIIILITIVPALFGITAGLLLTGASFGFMAMLGALSLMGIIVNNAIMMIDTTETLRERGIDDANAIVVGGLSRLRPILTTAATTVIGLLPLWLFGGEMWRPMAIVIIFGLLFATVLTLVLCPVLYALFFRVSFRPYRWNPAILTNAAD; encoded by the coding sequence ATGACCATCGCCGATTGGTGTCTACGCAACCGAGCCACGACCGGAGTCGCGGCCGCCCTGTTGATTCTCGGCGGCGTGCTCTCGTTCCAGAACCTGCCCAAGGCCGAGAACCCGGACTTCGTCATTCGCACCGCCCTCGTCATCACCCAGTATCCGGGCGCAACCTCGGCCAAGGTCGAAGCACTCGTCACCAACCCGTTGGAGGAAAAACTCCGCGAGCTGCCGCACCTGAACCTCGTCAAGACGCAGTCGATGGCCGGCGTGTCGATCATCGCCGTCGAACTGCTCGAAGCCACGCCCGCCGACGCCGTGGGCGCGACCTGGAACAAGCTGCGCGACAAAGTCGAGGCGGCCGCCCCCCATCTGCCCGACGGAGCCTGGCCGCCCGCCGTCAACGACGAGGTCGGCGACGTGTTCGGCATGGTCGTGGCGCTGACCGGGGACGACTTCTCCTTCCGCGAACGCAACGAGACCGCGCAGGCGTTGCGCGACGAACTGCTCAAGGTCGAGGGCGTCGCCAAGGTCGAACTCTACGGGGTGCAGGACGAGCGGATCTTCATCGATTTTTCCGACAACCTCTTTGCCGAGCGCAACCTCAGCCCCTTTCAAATCGCGCAGGCGTTTGACCGCGAAAACACCGTCGCTCCCAGCGGCGAGGCCCGCGTTGGCGACGAGCGCGTGCTCATCCGTTCCAGCGGCGAGTTTCAGACCCTTGACGACATCGCCAACGTGACCTTTCGCCGACCCGGTTCGACGGAGGCCATCGCGTTGCGCGACATCGCCCGCGTCTCCCGCGGCGCCGTCGACCCGCCGCGCGCGCTCGCTCGTTTCAATCAGCACGACGCCATCATCCTCGCCATCAACATGGCCCCGGGCCACGACGTGATGCGGGTCGGCGCGCGCCTCGAGACGCGGCTGGCCGAGCTGGAGGCCGACCTCTCGCTGGGCTACCAACTGGACACGGTCACGTGGGAACCGCGCTTCGTCGGCCGCAAGATTTCCGACTTCATGATCAACCTGATCGAGGCGTTCGGTTTCGTGTTCATCGTGATGCTCATCACGACCGGACTGCGCACCGGCCTCATCGCCTCGGCGCTCATCCCGCTGGCCATCCTGATGTGCTTTGCCCTCATGCCGAGCTTCGGCATCGCGTTGCACCAGATCTCCATCGCCTCGCTCATCATCGCGCTGGGCATCATGGTCGACAACGGCGTCGTCGTGAGCGAAAGCATGCTCGTTCGCCTGGCCCGGGGCGAAGATCGGCGCGCCGCCATGAACGGGGCCGTGCGTGAATTGTGGAAGCCGTTGCTCGCCGCATCCGCCACCACGATCTGGGCCTTCCTGCCCATCGCCACCTCCCAGTCCAATGTCGGTGAGTTCTGCCTCGCGCTGTTCCAAGTCATCACCATCACGCTGCTTTGCTCGTGGCTGATCTCGCTCACCATCGTGCCGCTCCTCTGCTTCCGCTTCCTCAAGGTGTCGCCAAAAAAGCAGACCTACGACGGTCCGGTCTACCGCACCTACCGCGCACTGCTGCTGTTTGGCGTGCGCCGCCGGTGGGTCTTCCTCGGCCTGTGCGTGGCGCTCACCGTCGCCGGAGCGATCGGTTTCGGCAGCGTTAAAAAACTCTTCTTCCCGCCCAACGAGCGCGAAGTAATCCTCGTCGACGTCTGGACGCCCTACGGCTCCGACGTGCGCACCACCGCCGCGGCCGCCGGCGTATTCGAGGACTGGTTACTCGCCCAGGACGGCGTGGCCCAAGTCACGACCTTCGCCGGCAACGGCGGTCCGCGCTGGAACCTCTCCCAACACGTCGAACAATCGAATCCATCCTACGCGTTCATGCTGGTCGAGGTCGCCGGCGGGCCCGCCGGCGTCGGACTCGTGCCGAAACTCGCCGCGCACGCCCAACGCCACGCGGACGCCGAGCTGCCCCAGGCGCGCTTCACCGTGAAACGGCTCGAACAAGGACCGCCCGTGGGCGCGCCCATCCAGATCCGCGTCTCGGGCGACGACATCACCACCCTCTACGCCCTGCGCGATGAAGTGGCGACGCTGATCGAATCGGTGCCCGGCACGCTGGCACCGACCGACGACTGGGGCGAGTGGCGCAAGCAGCTCGCGATCGACATCAACCAAAACGCCTTGAAGCTCGCCGACCTCACGAGCGAGGACGTGGCGCTATCCCTGCAGTTGCAGTTCAGCGGACTGCGCGTGAGCGACTTTCGCGAAGGCGACCAGCAGATCCCCATCGTGTTGCGTGCCTCCGACCGTGCCCGCGAAAACCTCGACCGCATCGAAAGCCTCCGCCTCTACTCGATGGTCACACCGCGGAACGTGCCGCTCGCCCAGGTCGCCCGCACCGAGCTGGACTTCGTGCCGTCCAACATTCGCCGACGGGACGGCAAACGCACGATGACCATCCAAGCCTACCTCGCGCCGGGGACCTTCAGCAACGAAGTGCTCGCGACCATGGCTCCCGGCATCGCGCAACTGGCGGATGAATCGCGTTTCGCCGGCTACACCATCGAAGTGGGCGGCGAGTCCGAAAAGAGCGCGGCCGCCCAAGCCTCCATCGCGGCCGGGTTCCCCCTGGCGATGGCGCTGCTGTTCCTGACCCTCGTCGCGATGTTCAACTCGGTGGTGCGGCCGATCATCATTCTCATCACCATCGTGCCCGCCCTGTTTGGCATCACCGCCGGGCTGCTTCTCACCGGGGCGTCGTTTGGGTTCATGGCCATGTTGGGCGCGCTCAGCCTCATGGGCATCATCGTGAACAACGCGATCATGATGATCGATACAACCGAGACCCTGCGAGAGCGCGGCATCGATGACGCCAACGCGATCGTGGTCGGCGGACTCTCCCGCCTGCGCCCCATTTTAACGACCGCCGCTACCACCGTCATCGGACTGCTACCGCTGTGGCTGTTCGGCGGCGAGATGTGGCGGCCGATGGCGATCGTCATCATCTTCGGTCTCCTCTTCGCGACCGTGCTCACGCTCGTGCTCTGCCCGGTGCTCTACGCCCTGTTCTTCCGCGTGTCCTTCCGTCCCTACCGCTGGAATCCAGCCATCCTGACGAATGCCGCCGACTGA
- a CDS encoding potassium channel family protein, producing MTTVVNPPTDPRHLGRFFYLLLSICAMLVLLPIADQFPKGVPLLMCGVYATMWFAIHAVSGDRRKLLTAIALGLPVLVLQLLAAFVGGELSRRGFIFTWLAMPLFVAFWFYITLAILRAFVAADVFTRDKLCGAICVFLLIGITWATLYLWLQHVSPGAFFLALPGDPILETITPTQAIYFSYLTMSTMGYGDIIPGNDLVRTAAYAQAVAGVLFLSVFIARVVSLYDRHHESHCTKG from the coding sequence ATGACCACCGTCGTCAACCCTCCCACCGATCCGCGGCACCTTGGTCGGTTCTTTTACCTGCTACTGTCGATCTGCGCGATGCTGGTGCTGCTACCCATCGCCGATCAGTTCCCCAAAGGCGTGCCGCTGCTCATGTGCGGCGTGTATGCCACCATGTGGTTCGCGATCCACGCGGTCAGCGGCGACCGGCGAAAACTGCTCACCGCGATCGCCCTCGGACTACCGGTGCTGGTGCTGCAACTCTTGGCGGCATTCGTCGGCGGAGAGCTGTCACGTCGCGGGTTCATCTTCACGTGGCTGGCCATGCCACTGTTTGTCGCGTTCTGGTTTTACATCACGCTGGCCATTCTGCGCGCCTTCGTCGCCGCGGACGTGTTCACCCGGGACAAACTCTGCGGGGCGATCTGCGTGTTCCTGTTGATCGGCATCACCTGGGCGACGCTTTATCTCTGGCTGCAGCACGTCAGTCCCGGTGCGTTTTTTCTGGCCCTGCCCGGCGATCCGATTCTCGAAACGATCACGCCGACGCAGGCGATCTATTTCAGCTACCTGACCATGTCGACGATGGGCTACGGCGACATCATCCCCGGCAACGACCTCGTCCGCACGGCCGCCTACGCCCAAGCCGTAGCCGGAGTCCTGTTCCTATCCGTCTTCATCGCCAGAGTAGTCAGCCTCTACGACCGCCACCACGAATCCCACTGCACCAAAGGGTGA
- a CDS encoding RES family NAD+ phosphorylase, which yields MHNLAAVMHKDGVRVFSESLPQDRRNHLLDAILGFPAGKSSWHWTSALEPMPSLGFHRRWDAFRDRAKHQRRYFISPTAEDDFDLSSELNTNNAHFIEEVTPDFTFYRARLHDAAMEHRRLQFIEVEAPPPDACKAGRANAAGIRVLYVADSADTAIAEIRPHISAVVSVGRFRPRQALQVFDLSQPPSMAALDPFSDGFAQEMRTAAFFAQLNEEFSRPIPPFTPERDYAPTQIVAEFIAEQGYSGIKYRSAMRPDGRNYVFFDCTELETDGLESFKVAEVRVISTPHDPEWMRNSLLGIQERNAETSQIDPADFGQTNGPLPQQSRA from the coding sequence GTGCACAATCTCGCCGCCGTCATGCACAAGGATGGAGTGCGGGTTTTCAGCGAGTCCCTCCCGCAGGACCGCAGGAATCATTTGCTCGATGCCATCCTGGGCTTTCCGGCTGGAAAATCGTCATGGCACTGGACGTCGGCTTTGGAACCGATGCCCTCCTTGGGCTTTCATCGCCGCTGGGACGCCTTCCGCGATCGGGCTAAACACCAGCGGCGTTATTTCATATCACCGACAGCGGAGGATGACTTTGATCTTTCGTCCGAACTGAACACCAACAATGCGCATTTCATTGAGGAGGTGACCCCGGATTTCACGTTCTATCGCGCGCGTCTTCACGATGCCGCAATGGAACACCGCCGGTTGCAGTTTATCGAAGTTGAGGCTCCGCCGCCGGACGCCTGCAAGGCAGGGCGCGCGAACGCGGCGGGCATCCGAGTGCTCTACGTCGCGGATTCTGCGGACACAGCAATTGCCGAAATTCGCCCTCATATTAGCGCCGTCGTTTCGGTGGGACGATTTCGGCCACGCCAAGCGTTGCAGGTGTTCGATCTCTCGCAGCCGCCCAGCATGGCGGCCCTTGATCCGTTCAGCGACGGATTTGCTCAGGAAATGCGCACGGCCGCATTTTTTGCACAACTTAACGAGGAGTTCTCCCGGCCCATTCCGCCGTTCACCCCGGAACGCGACTATGCGCCAACGCAGATCGTCGCGGAGTTTATCGCGGAGCAGGGATATTCGGGTATCAAATACCGCAGCGCCATGCGACCGGATGGACGCAACTATGTTTTCTTCGATTGCACGGAATTGGAGACGGATGGCCTTGAATCGTTCAAGGTGGCGGAAGTCCGAGTTATCAGCACGCCCCACGACCCGGAATGGATGAGGAACTCATTGCTCGGGATTCAGGAGCGGAATGCGGAGACCAGCCAAATAGATCCCGCCGATTTCGGTCAGACCAACGGTCCTCTCCCCCAACAATCTCGCGCGTAA
- a CDS encoding transposase has translation MINRGNYRSAIFATDGARQSFLKCLDDAATKSGWIVHAWCLMSNHYHLAIETPRANLVDGMRWLQATFATKFNRLRKENGHLFQGRYKSFVVQSEEALGPLCHYIHLNPVRAHVIQVKELRTWRDTSLRELLHPPERRAWYSPQASLDHAGGLRDTPVGRGAEMGSDFAHCTRFCFPSRSEWGGKWGQGRKTGSGNMSGEGRVRGKNRTDPTRHELHWNRLP, from the coding sequence GTGATCAATCGGGGGAACTACCGTTCCGCTATTTTCGCCACCGACGGCGCAAGACAATCGTTCCTGAAGTGCCTGGACGACGCTGCCACGAAATCGGGCTGGATCGTTCACGCTTGGTGCCTGATGTCCAACCACTACCACTTGGCGATCGAGACGCCGCGGGCCAATCTTGTCGACGGCATGCGGTGGCTGCAGGCCACCTTCGCCACGAAGTTCAATCGGTTACGCAAGGAGAACGGCCATCTATTTCAGGGCCGCTACAAGAGTTTTGTGGTGCAATCTGAAGAAGCGCTGGGGCCGTTGTGCCACTACATCCATCTCAATCCGGTGCGGGCCCATGTCATTCAGGTCAAAGAGCTGCGAACCTGGCGCGACACGAGTTTGCGCGAATTGCTGCACCCTCCTGAACGCCGGGCCTGGTATTCACCACAAGCCTCCCTGGACCATGCCGGCGGACTGCGTGACACGCCGGTCGGTCGAGGGGCGGAAATGGGGTCAGACTTTGCACATTGCACTCGCTTTTGCTTTCCCTCTCGGTCTGAATGGGGTGGAAAATGGGGTCAGGGGCGGAAAACGGGGTCAGGTAACATGAGCGGAGAAGGTCGAGTCCGTGGCAAAAATCGGACAGATCCTACCCGCCATGAACTACACTGGAATCGACTACCATAA
- a CDS encoding transposase yields the protein MINRGNYRSAIFATEGARQSFLKCLDDAATKSGWIVHAWCLMSNHYHLAIETPRANLVDGMRWLQATFATKFNRLRKENGHLFQGRYKSFVVQSEEALGPLCHYIHLNPVRTHVIQVKELRTWRDTSLRELLHPRERRAWYSPQASLDHAGGLRDTPVGRRKYLQYLEWLDEEEPERKRLKFDEMSHGWAIGTKDFKKALNEDHGELQEAVRRGDKDLEEWREEQHADTLAALLKCLKKTATDIAADPKGTAWKVAIATEMKRRGGKRGENGVRLCTLNSPPLRPSVWMGRWQGS from the coding sequence GTGATCAATCGGGGGAACTACCGTTCCGCCATTTTCGCCACCGAAGGCGCAAGACAATCGTTCCTGAAGTGCCTGGATGACGCTGCCACGAAATCGGGCTGGATCGTTCACGCTTGGTGCCTGATGTCCAACCACTACCACTTGGCGATCGAGACGCCGCGGGCCAATCTCGTTGACGGCATGCGGTGGCTGCAGGCCACGTTTGCCACGAAGTTCAACCGGTTGCGCAAGGAGAACGGCCATCTGTTCCAGGGCCGCTACAAGAGTTTTGTGGTGCAATCTGAAGAAGCCCTGGGGCCGTTGTGCCACTACATCCATCTCAATCCGGTGCGGACCCATGTCATTCAGGTCAAAGAGCTGCGAACCTGGCGCGACACGAGTTTGCGCGAATTGCTGCACCCTCGTGAACGCCGGGCCTGGTATTCACCGCAAGCCTCCCTGGACCATGCCGGCGGACTGCGTGACACTCCGGTCGGTCGACGTAAGTATCTGCAATATCTTGAATGGCTCGATGAGGAGGAGCCCGAGCGCAAGCGACTCAAGTTTGACGAGATGTCCCACGGATGGGCGATCGGAACCAAGGATTTCAAGAAAGCGCTCAACGAAGATCATGGTGAGCTGCAGGAAGCCGTGCGGCGCGGAGACAAGGATTTGGAGGAATGGCGGGAAGAACAGCACGCCGACACGCTGGCGGCATTGTTAAAGTGTTTAAAGAAGACGGCGACTGATATTGCCGCCGATCCGAAGGGAACGGCTTGGAAGGTGGCGATCGCGACCGAGATGAAACGACGAGGCGGAAAACGAGGCGAAAACGGGGTCAGACTTTGCACATTGAACTCGCCTCCCCTTCGCCCTTCGGTCTGGATGGGTAGGTGGCAAGGAAGTTGA